In Pyrodictium occultum, the genomic window AGTACTCAGCACCAAGTACTCGATAGGCTACGTGGAGCTCGCCTACGCGTTGAAGTACCACATGCCCTACGCTAGGATACAGAACCCCGCCGGCAAGTTCGTAGCACCCACCCCCGAGACCGTATCAGCCGCCTTCGCCCTGAAGAACCCGCCAAGCCCGCTTGACGACTGGAGCAATGTTGCAAAGACGTTCATATACTCTAACGCCAGCCCCGACGCCTACCCCATAGCGGGCCAGACCTTCCTGCTGGTCTGGAAGAAGTGGAGCGACCCCGCAAAGTGCAATGCTATGAAGCAGTTCCTAGAGTACATAGCTACTAAGGGCCAGGAGAACCTGCCACCAGGCTACGCGCCGCTGCCCCAGGTGCTTAGGAACGTTGTGCTAAAGGCTGCCAGCCTCCTGGAGTGCGGCTAACCCCCCGGGGGGTGCCGAGGGGGTGCGGGCCAAGGCTAGAACCAGTGCACGCATTTTTACCGAAGGGTTCCTACCCCGCCTCCGCAGCCGCGACGACAAGCGGTTCTTCATAGTCCACATCCCGGTCTCTATTCTCGTATTCCTCATACTAGCCTCGATGCTCGCAGTGATACTCGTCAAGTCTCTCCCGGTGATACGTCACGAGGGCCTCTCGGTGTTCGTGAAGAACGTGTGGAGAGCGGTCGAGGACAACCCGGAGAAGGAGGAGTACGGGCTCCTCGCAGCAATATATGGCACAATATACACCAGCGTCATAGCTGTGCTGATAGCGGCGCCCCTCTCGATAAGCCTGGCAGTGGCGCTGGAGGAGCTGACCCCCAAGAGGCTCCGGGGCCTCGTAGCAACCCTAGTAGACCTGATGGCTGCCACCCCCACGATAATCTACGGTGTCTGGGCCATGGTCTACCTGGCCCCGGTTATGAGAAACTTCCTCGACTTCATGTACAGGCATTTCGGCTGGATACCTTTCTTCAGCGAGCCCCCGGTGACGGGCTATACCATAGCCACCGCGGGCGTCATGCTGGGCATAATGGTTGTCCCATATGCGGCCGCCCTGATAAGGGAGGCGTACTCTATGGTGCCCCAGCACCTCCGCGAGGCGGCCTACAGCATCGGGGCCACGAGGTTCGAGGTGATCCGGATACTTCTCGGCCTCGTGAAGCCTAGCATAGTTGCTGGCTTAGTGCTTGCGTTCGGCAGGGCTATGGGGGAGACCGTGGCGGTCAGCCTGGTGGTGGGCAACGCATTCGACATACCCGTGGCGGTCTCGAAACCAGGTATAACGGTGTCAAGCCTCATAGCAAGCATGTTCAAGACGGCTAGCTACTACAAGTACATGGAGAGCGCCCTCTTTGCGGGCGGCCTAGCCCTATTCGT contains:
- the pstC gene encoding phosphate ABC transporter permease subunit PstC → MRAKARTSARIFTEGFLPRLRSRDDKRFFIVHIPVSILVFLILASMLAVILVKSLPVIRHEGLSVFVKNVWRAVEDNPEKEEYGLLAAIYGTIYTSVIAVLIAAPLSISLAVALEELTPKRLRGLVATLVDLMAATPTIIYGVWAMVYLAPVMRNFLDFMYRHFGWIPFFSEPPVTGYTIATAGVMLGIMVVPYAAALIREAYSMVPQHLREAAYSIGATRFEVIRILLGLVKPSIVAGLVLAFGRAMGETVAVSLVVGNAFDIPVAVSKPGITVSSLIASMFKTASYYKYMESALFAGGLALFVIGLAVNVIGMLYIRRWEEEISRV